The following are encoded together in the Citrus sinensis cultivar Valencia sweet orange chromosome 1, DVS_A1.0, whole genome shotgun sequence genome:
- the LOC102616696 gene encoding uncharacterized protein LOC102616696, protein MTVAVLNPQDCLKDNRFSKFPKETLISSPQMKFPKHAYNPNRTVNRAHANRRKRSPPPPRPQSRAAAAGPPQKTSAKTNLVMGQVKILKRGEELTSTAPFQAPPVKKSVEKKGQSQIQDPDLGSTERLGPDPESVPTQIRLTDSKSRVGVASFYAGSACITSPPPSSLPLPAFFTKKTVTVKNDDATTDLRRILKLDLL, encoded by the coding sequence ATGACGGTCGCAGTTCTAAATCCTCAAGATTGTTTAAAAGATAACAGATTCAGTAAATTCCCTAAAGAAACCTTAATTTCATCTCCGCAGATGAAATTCCCCAAACACGCTTATAATCCTAACCGTACGGTGAACCGTGCGCACGCGAACCGCAGGAAACGCAGCCCACCGCCACCACGGCCTCAATCACGCGCCGCTGCGGCGGGCCCGCCACAGAAAACCTCTGCCAAAACCAACCTCGTGATGGGTCAAGTCAAGATCCTAAAACGCGGCGAGGAGCTCACCTCAACGGCGCCGTTTCAGGCACCACCAGTGAAAAAATCCGTCGAGAAGAAAGGTCAAAGTCAAATTCAAGACCCGGATCTAGGTTCCACCGAGCGGTTGGGTCCGGATCCGGAGTCGGTTCCAACTCAGATCCGTCTCACCGATTCAAAGAGCCGAGTCGGAGTTGCCTCGTTCTATGCGGGGTCTGCTTGCATCACCTCCCCTCCGCCGAGCTCGCTTCCTCTCCCAGCTTTCTTCACGAAGAAGACTGTCACCGTCAAAAACGACGACGCAACGACTGATCTGAGGAGGATTCTGAAGCTTGACTTGTTGTGA
- the LOC102616407 gene encoding uncharacterized protein LOC102616407, with the protein MMVAMVKDEWVRAAMMDDSVVVELLVRLKKQTNHVVKSEAEAVAVPLRWGIRQRRSRSSRCDAVSMRRKDAADSANNSMRASPTTPLSWSGGGSGGAASPSATADEETSRHQTSAVRSKGTATNETTGNSTKRSRKKKTFAQLKEEEGFLLKERIHLNKELETLRATYKIQSAKNENLKRIKLDLGLDSGKNSSESHVDNGLASSTFPSQSAIIDLPRLEYCETHEVVPAHSSLCLLPDLNMTPAEDDSASETLYGMS; encoded by the exons ATGATGGTGGCCATGGTGAAGGACGAGTGGGTGCGGGCTGCGATGATGGACGACAGTGTGGTGGTCGAGCTGTTGGTGAGGTTGAAGAAGCAGACGAATCACGTCGTTAAATCTGAGGCGGAGGCAGTGGCGGTACCGCTGAGATGGGGGATACGTCAGCGGAGGTCGAGGTCTTCGAGATGTGACGCCGTTTCGATGAGGAGAAAAGATGCAGCTGATTCAGCTAACAATAGTATGAGAGCTAGTCCTACCACGCCACTCTCTTGGAGCGGTGGTGGAAGCGGCGGCGCCGCCTCTCCCTCCGCCACTGCTGACGAGGAAACCAGCCGCCACCAAACCTCCGCCGTCAGATCTAAG GGTACTGCCACAAATGAAACCACTGGCAACAGTACCAAGAGATCcagaaagaaaaag ACATTTGCTCaactaaaagaagaagagggtTTTCTCTTAAAGGAGAGAATACATTTGAACAAG GAATTAGAAACCCTACGTGCTACTTATAAGATACAGAGTGCCAAAAATGAGAACCTGAAAAGAATCAAG CTTGATTTGGGATTAGATTCCGGAAAGAACTCGAGTGAAAGTCATGTCGATAATGGATTAGCCTCTTCGACATTCCCATCTCAGTCAGCCATCATTGATCTTCCACGATTGGAATATTGTGAAACACACGAGGTTGTTCCAGCCCACTCTAGCCTCTGCTTGCTACCCGATCTAAATATGACGCCAGCTGAGGATGATTCTGCCTCTGAGACTCTATACGGGATGAgttga
- the LOC102615925 gene encoding aberrant root formation protein 4 isoform X2: MLSILCEALDSSIKTIKECDYFVPLLSGLLKVLLSTQRRHFEQAKVAVPVILKVLKTVSLEEDDENRECQHLFDQAIGIADAIRQVCLKLEGRMNEKLRALLGLYVLQIMVLVSVSMDHKSPRCIPLVSQLSGFLPYCHLSYLGLISGNDVDTMTSLVVGDNEDDFMSCLSNVEQGASLSVIWGSMSDQVVQAAGEDLTALKGELQSNQTKKWQAIAMLKHIFPSRKLSWEFKKHAIDFLLHITDGNNYQKSDSDHSDFASNMPSVFAALQGVIMVIMYAQSSTLRKNAFDALKRVIAEVPYSEKFDVLKALMTNCDSSSMIAVLLDIVRQEVLKERNKRKSIGNEEVQQGENEACPNTFFWPAVVLELVDLVLKPSTGGPPPLPEYGDAVLSALNLYRFVLLMELKEENNSEVLSKSNLKKAYNEWLLPLRTLLTGIAAENKDDYDRLAVDTECTLNPIVLVLYRCIELVEDKLKQFA; encoded by the exons AtgctttcaattctttgtgAG GCATTGGATTCTTCGATTAAAACTATCAAGGAATGTGATTATTTTGTTCCTCTTTTAAGTGGTCTCTTGAAAG TATTACTTTCCACTCAGAGGCGCCACTTTGAGCAAGCAAAAGTAGCAGTTCCTGTTATTCTTAAGGTTTTAAAGACTGTGTCATTAGAGGAAGATGATGAAAATAGAGAATGTCAGCATTTGTTTGATCAAGCCATAGGCATTGCTGATGCTATCCGTCAAGTTTGCTTGAAATTG GAGGGCAGAATGAATGAAAAACTTCGGGCTCTTCTTGGTCTATATGTTCTCCAAATTATG GTCCTTGTTTCAGTCAGCATGGACCATAAATCCCCAAGATGCATTCCTTTGGTGTCACAATTATCAGGCTTCTTGCCATATTGTCATTTATCATATCTTGGTTTAATATCAGGGAATGATGTTGACACTATGACTAGCTTGGTTGTCGGAG ACAATGAAGATGATTTTATGAGTTGTTTATCCAATGTTGAACAAGGCGCGTCTCTTTCAG TGATATGGGGCTCTATGTCTGACCAGGTTGTTCAAGCTGCTGGTGAGGATTTGACTGCTCTCAAGGGTGAACTTCAAAGCAATCAGACAAAAAAGTGGCAAGCCATTGCCATGTTAAAGCACATATTCCCTTCTAGAAAGCTGTCATGGGAATTCAAGAAACATGCTATCGATTTCTTGCTTCATATAACAGATGGAAATAACTACCAGAAAAGTGACAGTGATCATAGTGACTTCGCTTCTAATATGCCTAGTGTCTTTGCAGCTTTGCAG GGTGTTATAATGGTCATCATGTATGCACAAAGTTCAACACTGAGAAAGAATGCTTTTGATGCACTTAAAAGG GTGATTGCTGAGGTTCCATATTCTGAGAAGTTTGATGTTTTAAAAGCTCTGATGACTAATTGTGACTCTTCCTCTATG ATTGCAGTTCTTCTAGATATTGTCAGACAGGAAGTCCTTaaggaaagaaacaaaagaaaatcaataggAAACGAGGAAGTCCAGCAAGGGGAAAATGAAGCATgcccaaatacatttttttggcCTGCAGTTGTCCTTGAATTAGTAGATTTAGTTTTGAAGCCCTCAACTGGAGGACCTCCACCCCTTCCAGAGTATGGTGATGCG GTTCTATCTGCGCTGAATCTTTACAGATTTGTCTTGCTAATGGAATTGAAAG AGGAAAACAACAGTGAGGTACTATCAAAGAGCAATTTAAAGAAGGCTTACAATGAGTGGCTTCTGCCTCTTCGAACCTTATTGACAGGCATTGCGGCAGAGAACAAGGATGATTATGATCGATTGGCCGTTGATACAGAATGCACCCTAAACCCTATCGTCTTAGTTTTGTATAGATGTATTGAACTTGTTGAAGACAAATTGAAACAATTTGCCTGA
- the LOC102615925 gene encoding aberrant root formation protein 4 isoform X1, which produces MSAEIDGHDSSSDQHPLLRLQEILTSISKAFECGNISQSDNSVAELVKFLDSVSDSIESDSKNASEILAEIHEFLCTPSLDQAIIDSLSFELPKAVTKFAGLSSSCSEIANSIIDKLVATCSPRDMLSILCEALDSSIKTIKECDYFVPLLSGLLKVLLSTQRRHFEQAKVAVPVILKVLKTVSLEEDDENRECQHLFDQAIGIADAIRQVCLKLEGRMNEKLRALLGLYVLQIMVLVSVSMDHKSPRCIPLVSQLSGFLPYCHLSYLGLISGNDVDTMTSLVVGDNEDDFMSCLSNVEQGASLSVIWGSMSDQVVQAAGEDLTALKGELQSNQTKKWQAIAMLKHIFPSRKLSWEFKKHAIDFLLHITDGNNYQKSDSDHSDFASNMPSVFAALQGVIMVIMYAQSSTLRKNAFDALKRVIAEVPYSEKFDVLKALMTNCDSSSMIAVLLDIVRQEVLKERNKRKSIGNEEVQQGENEACPNTFFWPAVVLELVDLVLKPSTGGPPPLPEYGDAVLSALNLYRFVLLMELKEENNSEVLSKSNLKKAYNEWLLPLRTLLTGIAAENKDDYDRLAVDTECTLNPIVLVLYRCIELVEDKLKQFA; this is translated from the exons ATGTCAGCTGAGATCGACGGTCACGATTCTTCCTCCGATCAGCACCCCTTGCTTCGCCTTCAAGAAATCCTAACTTCAATCTCCAAA GCATTTGAATGCGGAAATATCAGTCAGTCCGATAACTCTGTCGCAGAACTTGTCAAATTCCTTGATTCAGTTTCAGATTCCATTGAATCAGACTCGAAGAATGCATCTGAAATTCTCGCAGAGATACATGAGTTTCTATGTACTCCTTCACTGGAccag GCGATAATAGATTCACTgtcatttgagttaccaaagGCAGTGACGAAGTTTGCTGGGTTGTCCAGTAGCTGTTCAGAGATTGCTAACAGTATCATTGATAAGCTTGTGGCAACATGTAGTCCACGAGACAtgctttcaattctttgtgAG GCATTGGATTCTTCGATTAAAACTATCAAGGAATGTGATTATTTTGTTCCTCTTTTAAGTGGTCTCTTGAAAG TATTACTTTCCACTCAGAGGCGCCACTTTGAGCAAGCAAAAGTAGCAGTTCCTGTTATTCTTAAGGTTTTAAAGACTGTGTCATTAGAGGAAGATGATGAAAATAGAGAATGTCAGCATTTGTTTGATCAAGCCATAGGCATTGCTGATGCTATCCGTCAAGTTTGCTTGAAATTG GAGGGCAGAATGAATGAAAAACTTCGGGCTCTTCTTGGTCTATATGTTCTCCAAATTATG GTCCTTGTTTCAGTCAGCATGGACCATAAATCCCCAAGATGCATTCCTTTGGTGTCACAATTATCAGGCTTCTTGCCATATTGTCATTTATCATATCTTGGTTTAATATCAGGGAATGATGTTGACACTATGACTAGCTTGGTTGTCGGAG ACAATGAAGATGATTTTATGAGTTGTTTATCCAATGTTGAACAAGGCGCGTCTCTTTCAG TGATATGGGGCTCTATGTCTGACCAGGTTGTTCAAGCTGCTGGTGAGGATTTGACTGCTCTCAAGGGTGAACTTCAAAGCAATCAGACAAAAAAGTGGCAAGCCATTGCCATGTTAAAGCACATATTCCCTTCTAGAAAGCTGTCATGGGAATTCAAGAAACATGCTATCGATTTCTTGCTTCATATAACAGATGGAAATAACTACCAGAAAAGTGACAGTGATCATAGTGACTTCGCTTCTAATATGCCTAGTGTCTTTGCAGCTTTGCAG GGTGTTATAATGGTCATCATGTATGCACAAAGTTCAACACTGAGAAAGAATGCTTTTGATGCACTTAAAAGG GTGATTGCTGAGGTTCCATATTCTGAGAAGTTTGATGTTTTAAAAGCTCTGATGACTAATTGTGACTCTTCCTCTATG ATTGCAGTTCTTCTAGATATTGTCAGACAGGAAGTCCTTaaggaaagaaacaaaagaaaatcaataggAAACGAGGAAGTCCAGCAAGGGGAAAATGAAGCATgcccaaatacatttttttggcCTGCAGTTGTCCTTGAATTAGTAGATTTAGTTTTGAAGCCCTCAACTGGAGGACCTCCACCCCTTCCAGAGTATGGTGATGCG GTTCTATCTGCGCTGAATCTTTACAGATTTGTCTTGCTAATGGAATTGAAAG AGGAAAACAACAGTGAGGTACTATCAAAGAGCAATTTAAAGAAGGCTTACAATGAGTGGCTTCTGCCTCTTCGAACCTTATTGACAGGCATTGCGGCAGAGAACAAGGATGATTATGATCGATTGGCCGTTGATACAGAATGCACCCTAAACCCTATCGTCTTAGTTTTGTATAGATGTATTGAACTTGTTGAAGACAAATTGAAACAATTTGCCTGA